The proteins below come from a single Halomonas binhaiensis genomic window:
- a CDS encoding PstS family phosphate ABC transporter substrate-binding protein — translation MNRILKTTAVAAAVMGVVGIAEARDQLRIVGSSTVYPFASYVAEEFGATTDFPTPVIESTGSGGGLKLFCSGAGDDTPDITNASRRMKPSEFEICEANGVTDITEAFIGYDGISFAQSADNEPMDVTREQLFLALAAKVPVDGELVDNPYTKWSDVDASLPDRKIAVYGPPTTSGTRDAFEELVMEAVSEEMSEYGGEGYTDIRADGAYIDAGENDNLIVQRLAENKDAFGIFGYSFLEENSDSIVGSHVDGVEPTPENIGSGEYPVSRSLYFYIKDQHAEDVPAMYEYANMFMSEMMIGSEGYLRDIGLIPAPEDVQAEARAAVEGKTALQLSDLN, via the coding sequence ATGAATCGCATTCTCAAGACCACTGCTGTAGCTGCGGCCGTTATGGGCGTAGTTGGCATTGCTGAAGCTCGCGACCAGCTTCGCATCGTCGGTTCCAGTACTGTCTACCCGTTCGCCAGCTATGTTGCCGAGGAGTTCGGGGCTACTACCGACTTCCCGACTCCTGTCATTGAGTCTACCGGTTCCGGCGGCGGTCTGAAGCTGTTCTGTTCCGGTGCAGGTGATGACACTCCCGATATCACCAACGCCTCCCGCCGCATGAAGCCGTCTGAGTTCGAAATCTGTGAGGCCAACGGGGTCACTGATATCACTGAAGCCTTCATTGGCTACGACGGCATCTCCTTTGCTCAGTCCGCCGACAATGAGCCCATGGATGTGACGCGTGAGCAGCTGTTCCTGGCCCTGGCTGCCAAGGTGCCGGTGGATGGCGAGCTGGTCGATAACCCCTACACCAAGTGGAGCGATGTTGACGCCTCTCTGCCGGATCGCAAGATTGCGGTGTATGGTCCGCCCACGACTTCCGGTACTCGCGATGCTTTCGAGGAACTGGTCATGGAGGCCGTTTCCGAAGAAATGTCCGAGTACGGTGGTGAAGGTTACACCGATATCCGTGCTGATGGTGCTTACATCGATGCCGGCGAGAATGACAATCTGATTGTTCAGCGTCTTGCCGAGAACAAGGATGCCTTCGGTATCTTTGGCTACTCCTTCCTGGAAGAGAACAGCGACTCCATCGTTGGCTCCCATGTCGATGGTGTAGAGCCGACTCCGGAAAACATTGGCTCCGGCGAATATCCGGTATCTCGCTCTCTGTACTTCTACATCAAGGACCAGCATGCCGAAGATGTACCGGCCATGTATGAGTACGCCAACATGTTCATGAGCGAGATGATGATCGGTTCTGAAGGTTACCTCCGGGACATCGGTCTGATTCCGGCTCCGGAAGACGTTCAGGCTGAAGCTCGTGCAGCAGTGGAAGGCAAGACGGCTCTGCAGTTGAGCGATCTCAACTAA
- the pstC gene encoding phosphate ABC transporter permease subunit PstC codes for MQTNQLLAMFSGSLLLLGLIAYLLGRSKAARVRASGASMYSQPDQYAWFTVLSTAGPALAVGAVASILMLSLGAEVSPLYLLIGCLLVACIGLVVGIQMVRPNFHARQAIESVIRFILAGAALISIFTTLGILVSIIFEAIRFFQMQNFWDFITGTTWNPGASFLEAAGRAKEGASAAQFGSVPLFAGTFMITFIAMLVAIPVGLLAAIYMAEFAPARIRTIAKPVLEVLAGIPTVVYGFFAAITVAPIIVGIAGFFGLEASFNNALAPGIVMGIMIIPFISSLSDDVINSVPDSMRQGALALGLTKGEMIRDIVVPAALPGIISASLLAVSRALGETMIVVMAAGMRPNLTANPLEDMTTVTVRIVAALTGDQEFASAETLSAFALGLVLFVVTLALNLVSVMMIRRFREKYRVNNL; via the coding sequence ATGCAGACTAACCAACTCTTGGCAATGTTCAGCGGCTCGCTGCTGCTGCTGGGTCTCATTGCCTATCTGCTGGGGCGCTCCAAGGCCGCACGAGTGCGTGCCAGTGGAGCTTCCATGTATTCCCAGCCCGACCAATATGCCTGGTTCACTGTCCTGTCGACTGCAGGGCCAGCGCTGGCGGTTGGCGCTGTTGCCTCCATTCTCATGTTGTCATTGGGTGCTGAGGTTTCGCCGCTTTATCTCTTGATCGGCTGCCTGTTGGTGGCCTGTATCGGTCTGGTCGTCGGTATCCAGATGGTGCGCCCCAATTTTCATGCCCGCCAGGCCATCGAAAGTGTCATCCGTTTCATCCTGGCTGGCGCGGCGCTGATTTCCATCTTCACGACTCTGGGTATTCTGGTTTCGATCATCTTTGAGGCGATACGCTTCTTCCAGATGCAAAACTTCTGGGACTTCATCACGGGCACTACCTGGAATCCTGGTGCCAGCTTCCTGGAAGCCGCTGGACGAGCCAAAGAAGGCGCCAGTGCTGCGCAATTCGGATCTGTACCATTGTTTGCCGGCACCTTCATGATCACGTTCATCGCCATGCTTGTGGCGATTCCGGTGGGTCTGTTGGCGGCGATCTACATGGCAGAATTTGCTCCGGCCAGAATTCGCACCATCGCCAAGCCCGTGCTCGAGGTCTTGGCGGGTATTCCTACCGTGGTATATGGCTTTTTCGCCGCTATCACGGTGGCACCTATCATTGTGGGCATTGCCGGTTTCTTTGGTCTTGAAGCCTCGTTCAACAATGCACTGGCTCCTGGCATCGTCATGGGCATCATGATCATTCCGTTCATTTCCTCGCTGTCGGATGACGTCATCAACTCGGTACCGGACAGCATGCGCCAGGGAGCCTTGGCCCTGGGGCTGACCAAGGGCGAAATGATTCGTGACATCGTGGTACCCGCTGCGTTGCCCGGCATCATCTCCGCTTCCCTGCTGGCAGTATCCCGGGCCCTGGGAGAAACCATGATTGTGGTGATGGCGGCAGGCATGCGACCAAACCTCACCGCCAACCCCCTGGAAGACATGACCACCGTCACTGTGCGTATCGTGGCCGCACTGACGGGAGATCAGGAGTTCGCCAGTGCCGAGACCCTGTCGGCATTTGCCCTGGGACTGGTGCTGTTCGTCGTGACGCTGGCACTCAACCTGGTGTCGGTGATGATGATCCGCCGCTTCCGCGAGAAATATCGCGTCAACAACCTTTAA
- the pstA gene encoding phosphate ABC transporter permease PstA, which produces MPQSFDDISAQLRARHRKSARLKWISMGALGLAALFLVLFFADMLVKGLPAFQQAQIQVEVDYSEETSKMPLKAVDRDMSRLVSRGFLRLIPGRMKNDPELLGTRQMEWVTATAEVDQYLKGHYSRLKDDQKAIVDQLVDEGRAELRFNSTFFTSGDSKMAELSGIASAAMGTVLTLLVTLAVSFPIGVMTAVYLEEFAPDNRFTQLIEININNLAAIPSILFGLLGLAVFIGFFGMPRSSPLVGGMTLALMTLPVIIISTRTALRSVPDSIRHAAFGVGCSRWQMVRDHVLPIALPGIMTGSIIGLAQAMGETAPLIIVGMVAFIPDVSASLSDAATVLPAQIFTWAGEPERAFIEKTSGGILVLLAVLITLNATAVVLRKKFERRW; this is translated from the coding sequence ATGCCTCAATCTTTCGATGACATCAGTGCTCAGCTCCGCGCCCGCCACCGCAAGTCCGCTCGGCTGAAGTGGATCTCCATGGGGGCGCTGGGCTTGGCTGCGTTATTCCTGGTGCTGTTCTTTGCCGACATGCTGGTCAAGGGCCTGCCGGCCTTTCAACAGGCCCAGATCCAGGTCGAGGTCGATTATTCCGAAGAGACCAGCAAGATGCCGCTGAAAGCCGTGGACAGAGACATGAGTCGTCTCGTCAGCCGTGGCTTTCTGCGCCTGATTCCCGGTCGCATGAAGAACGATCCGGAGCTGCTGGGTACCAGGCAAATGGAGTGGGTGACCGCCACTGCCGAGGTCGATCAATATCTCAAGGGCCATTACTCCCGACTCAAGGATGACCAGAAGGCGATCGTCGATCAGTTGGTGGATGAAGGGCGGGCGGAGTTGCGCTTCAACTCGACTTTCTTCACCAGCGGTGACTCCAAGATGGCGGAACTTTCCGGTATCGCCTCTGCTGCCATGGGTACCGTGTTGACCCTGCTGGTGACGCTGGCTGTGTCATTTCCCATTGGGGTCATGACAGCGGTGTATCTGGAGGAGTTCGCTCCAGACAATCGCTTCACTCAACTGATCGAAATCAACATCAACAACCTGGCGGCGATTCCGTCGATTCTGTTTGGTCTGCTGGGTCTGGCGGTATTCATCGGCTTCTTTGGCATGCCTCGATCTTCACCATTGGTGGGGGGCATGACGTTGGCACTGATGACGCTGCCCGTGATCATTATTTCGACACGTACTGCGCTGCGCAGCGTGCCGGACTCCATTCGCCATGCCGCCTTTGGTGTCGGCTGCTCGCGCTGGCAGATGGTTCGCGATCATGTGTTGCCCATTGCGCTGCCAGGGATCATGACCGGCTCCATCATTGGCCTGGCACAGGCCATGGGAGAAACGGCGCCATTGATCATCGTGGGGATGGTGGCCTTTATTCCTGATGTGTCCGCGTCTCTGAGCGATGCAGCGACGGTGCTGCCAGCGCAGATATTCACCTGGGCTGGTGAACCGGAGAGAGCTTTCATCGAGAAGACTTCCGGCGGCATTCTGGTCCTGCTTGCGGTTCTCATCACGTTGAATGCGACGGCCGTGGTGCTGCGCAAGAAATTCGAGCGTCGTTGGTAA